One window of Elaeis guineensis isolate ETL-2024a chromosome 11, EG11, whole genome shotgun sequence genomic DNA carries:
- the LOC105034721 gene encoding AT-hook motif nuclear-localized protein 18, with protein MDPTTGSSAHGHHLPSPFHTRDFHHNFHHRLQQPKSEDDHGGLNRGQKRDYDDNSNINNNGSSSSNGDGKDSLEVNLAGTDGDAARRPRGRPAGSKNKAKLPIIINQESANVLRTHVMDVAGGCDIVESVANFARRRQQGVCILSGTGTVTNVTLQQPASLGGIVTLHGRFEILSLSGSFLPPPAPPAATGLTVYLAGGQGQVVGGSVVGPLTASGHVVIMAASFSNAAYEKLPLEEEESLPPQGPVQTHGLVGQEQQQLLQEPNLFHGLAPNLLNSVHLPSEPYSWTMGAGRPPY; from the coding sequence ATGGATCCAACAACGGGATCATCAGCACATGGTCATCACCTCCCATCTCCATTCCACACCAGAGACTTCCATCACAACTTCCACCATCGGCTGCAGCAGCCCAAATCCGAGGACGACCATGGCGGCCTCAATCGCGGTCAGAAGCGTGACTACGATGATAACAGCAACATCAATAACAACGGAAGCAGCAGCAGCAACGGCGATGGCAAAGATTCCTTGGAGGTAAACTTGGCCGGTACGGATGGCGATGCAGCACGCCGGCCCAGGGGCCGGCCTGCGGGGTCGAAGAACAAGGCCAAGCTCCCCATCATCATAAACCAGGAAAGCGCCAACGTCCTCAGAACCCACGTCATGGACGTTGCCGGTGGATGTGACATCGTCGAGAGTGTGGCCAACTTCGCACGCCGCCGGCAGCAGGGTGTGTGCATCCTTAGCGGCACTGGCACCGTCACCAATGTCACTCTCCAGCAGCCAGCCTCGCTGGGAGGCATCGTCACCCTCCACGGCCGTTTTGAGATCCTCTCCCTCTCAGGATCCTTCCTGCCGCCGCCCGCCCCACCTGCGGCGACCGGGCTAACAGTGTACTTAGCAGGTGGGCAAGGACAGGTCGTCGGAGGGAGTGTCGTCGGGCCACTAACGGCATCAGGACATGTTGTTATAATGGCAGCATCGTTTTCGAATGCTGCCTATGAGAAGCTCCCTCTAGAGGAAGAGGAGTCTCTACCACCCCAGGGGCCTGTGCAGACCCATGGATTGGTTGGCCAGGAGCAGCAGCAGCTTCTACAGGAGCCAAACCTCTTCCATGGTCTTGCGCCTAATCTTCTCAATAGCGTCCACTTGCCATCAGAGCCTTACAGTTGGACCATGGGTGCAGGCCGGCCACCTTATTGA